The following are encoded in a window of Vespula pensylvanica isolate Volc-1 chromosome 2, ASM1446617v1, whole genome shotgun sequence genomic DNA:
- the LOC122637911 gene encoding angiopoietin-2 isoform X1, whose amino-acid sequence MREAAIIAVCLLGFVTAGSPRLPRTSADQRNTRNASVNVNNVTGNSLPPPSRGSQRNREQYLFNVFEVIVSTLESKLQRIENLDKAVEHLMRRVEALDSRVNDNIDKTDAVIAKLRTLDLKLFNAHPPISQEQIHARSAENGREDNEAESVPIIRLIHHDNDERSPESLGEKLISLDQKVSDIDHKLVNLKNQLDNNFLQNDDINAEASEKKPVSMSVVEITKAMSNEVMNHVSIEIENLRQATGALDRKLQFHINLVSDNLGAIYNLMTDVHDAVVDKAIVNDHRNSTTTTQPPPKQSKFDRLVERMHPMLTVSEKMDEVWNVVVGTKNSVDDLLPKSDELLTQTQRQERAISEIHADLRTKTNKIIENLEGVESRLKKQEDDVATLAQRQIPAELLLDPTIDRLVEYDPGRYVNLQNENFVTEISSSSSMSATTIPPSIQTSTSTSSTFLTYTTSYPSNNGSSATTPMTPTSAGPQRSTTRNRGVIFPSVKNKPSPANTTFTSDILINYKDIKGFSCVDLLNAGMRDSGVYYLQIRGTTYWFLKVYCEQEIADGGWTVIQRRDDFGEPRENFNRDWADYKNGFGNPAREFWLGNENIYMLTNNEDYMLRVELEDFEGNKRYAQYTHFKIYSEGEYYKLEIDGYEGTAGDSLNDPWYGSNNSPFSTYNRDNDRSSLNCASMLKGGWWWKSCGRGLNGLYLNDPQDLSARQGIVWFRWRGWDYTLKRATMMIKPKGPTAFT is encoded by the exons ATGAGAGAGGCGGCAATTATCGCCGTTTGCCTCCTGGGCTTCGTCACCGCCGGGAGTCCTAGATTGCCCAGGACCTCTGCGGATCAACGCAATACTCGCAATGCCAGTGTCAACGTTAACAATGTCACCGGGAACTCTCTGCCACCACCTTCTCGTGGTTCTCAAAGAAACAG GGAACAGTATCTCTTCAACGTCTTCGAGGTCATCGTCTCGACCCTTGAATCGAAGCTACAACGAATCGAGAATCTCGACAAAGCTGTTGAACATCTGATGAGGCGAGTCGAAGCCTTGGACTCGAGGGTTAACGACAACATCGATAAAACCGACGCTGTCATCGCTAAACTGAGGACGTTGGATTTGAAACTGTTCAATGCACATCCTCCGATATCGCAGGAACAGATCCATGCGAGATCGGCTGAGAATGGGAGGGAGGATAACGAGGCTGAAAGTG TTCCGATAATACGACTGATCCATCacgacaacgacgaacgaTCGCCAGAGTCTCTCGGTGAGAAATTGATTTCTCTTGATCAGAAGGTATCCGATATCGATCACAAGTTGGTAAATCTAAAGAATCAACTCGACAATAATTTCTTACAAAACGACGACATAAATGCCGAGGCAAGCGAAAAGAAACCTGTCAGTATGAGCGTCGTTGAGATCACGAAGGCGATGAGCAACGAGGTTATGAATCACGTgtcgatcgagatcgagaatCTTAGACAAGCTACCGGTGCGTTGGATCGTAAACTTCAATTTCATATCAACCTGGTGTCGGACAATTTAGGAGCGATTTATAATTTGATGACTGACGTACACGACGCGGTCGTTGACAAAGCAATTGTGAACGATCACAGAAATTCTACTACGACTACTCAGCCACCACCAAAACAGAGCAAGTTCGATCGTTTGGTCGAGAGAATGCATCCCATGCTAACTGTCTCCGAAAAGATGGACGAAGTTTGGAACGTCGTG GTCGGGACGAAAAATTCGGTGGACGATCTTCTTCCAAAGTCTGACGAGTTGCTTACTCAAACACAAAGACAGGAGAGAGCGATCAGCGAGATCCACGCTGATCTTAGAACGAAAACGaataagataatagaaaatttagaaGGGGTTGAGAGTAGGCTCAAGAAACAAGAGGATGACGTGGCGACGTTAGCTCAACGACAAATACCAGCAGAACTTTTGTTGGATCCTACGATAGATCGACTTGTCGAATATGATCCAGGAAG ATATGTTAACCTGCAGAACGAAAACTTCGTTACGGAaatctcgtcgtcgtcgtctatgAGCGCAACAACGATTCCACCGTCGATTCAAACGTCGACTTCGACTTCTTCGACGTTCCTCACTTATACCACGTCTTATCCATCGAATAATGGATCATCGGCAACAACACCCATGACACCAACTTCTGCTGGACCACAAAGATCCACCACTAGAAATCGTGGTGTCATATTCCCGAGTGTTAAAAATAAACCAAGTCCTGCTAACACAACTTTCACCAGTGACATCTTAATCAATTACAAAGATATCAag GGTTTCTCGTGCGTGGACTTGCTAAATGCAGGTATGAGAGACAGCGGTGTCTATTATCTTCAAATACGAGGTACCACATATTGGTTCCTCAAGGTCTACTGCGAGCAGGAAATTGCTGATGGTGGTTGGACG GTGATACAAAGAAGAGACGACTTTGGTGAACCTAGAGAAAACTTTAACAGAGACTGGGCCGATTACAAAAATGGTTTTGGTAATCCAGCTCGGGAATTTTGGTTaggaaacgaaaatatttatatgttaacaAATAACGAGGATTATATGCTCCGAGTTGAATTAGAAGatttcgaaggaaataaaag ATACGCACAGTATACGcactttaaaatatattccgaGGGTGAATATTATAAGTTGGAAATCGATGGATACGAAGGTACTGCTGGTGATTCTTTGAACGATCCTTGGTATGGATCGAACAATAGTCCATTCTCGACTTATAATAG aGACAACGATAGATCATCGTTAAATTGTGCGTCCATGCTAAAGGGTGGTTGGTGGTGGAAATCTTGTGGACGTGGATTGAACGGTCTTTATCTTAACGACCCTCAAGACTTATCGGCTCGGCAAG GAATCGTATGGTTCCGTTGGAGAGGCTGGGATTACACGCTAAAAAGGGCGACTATGATGATAAAACCTAAGGGACCAACGGCGTTTACCTAA
- the LOC122637911 gene encoding angiopoietin-2 isoform X2, whose amino-acid sequence MRRVEALDSRVNDNIDKTDAVIAKLRTLDLKLFNAHPPISQEQIHARSAENGREDNEAESVPIIRLIHHDNDERSPESLGEKLISLDQKVSDIDHKLVNLKNQLDNNFLQNDDINAEASEKKPVSMSVVEITKAMSNEVMNHVSIEIENLRQATGALDRKLQFHINLVSDNLGAIYNLMTDVHDAVVDKAIVNDHRNSTTTTQPPPKQSKFDRLVERMHPMLTVSEKMDEVWNVVVGTKNSVDDLLPKSDELLTQTQRQERAISEIHADLRTKTNKIIENLEGVESRLKKQEDDVATLAQRQIPAELLLDPTIDRLVEYDPGRYVNLQNENFVTEISSSSSMSATTIPPSIQTSTSTSSTFLTYTTSYPSNNGSSATTPMTPTSAGPQRSTTRNRGVIFPSVKNKPSPANTTFTSDILINYKDIKGFSCVDLLNAGMRDSGVYYLQIRGTTYWFLKVYCEQEIADGGWTVIQRRDDFGEPRENFNRDWADYKNGFGNPAREFWLGNENIYMLTNNEDYMLRVELEDFEGNKRYAQYTHFKIYSEGEYYKLEIDGYEGTAGDSLNDPWYGSNNSPFSTYNRDNDRSSLNCASMLKGGWWWKSCGRGLNGLYLNDPQDLSARQGIVWFRWRGWDYTLKRATMMIKPKGPTAFT is encoded by the exons ATGAGGCGAGTCGAAGCCTTGGACTCGAGGGTTAACGACAACATCGATAAAACCGACGCTGTCATCGCTAAACTGAGGACGTTGGATTTGAAACTGTTCAATGCACATCCTCCGATATCGCAGGAACAGATCCATGCGAGATCGGCTGAGAATGGGAGGGAGGATAACGAGGCTGAAAGTG TTCCGATAATACGACTGATCCATCacgacaacgacgaacgaTCGCCAGAGTCTCTCGGTGAGAAATTGATTTCTCTTGATCAGAAGGTATCCGATATCGATCACAAGTTGGTAAATCTAAAGAATCAACTCGACAATAATTTCTTACAAAACGACGACATAAATGCCGAGGCAAGCGAAAAGAAACCTGTCAGTATGAGCGTCGTTGAGATCACGAAGGCGATGAGCAACGAGGTTATGAATCACGTgtcgatcgagatcgagaatCTTAGACAAGCTACCGGTGCGTTGGATCGTAAACTTCAATTTCATATCAACCTGGTGTCGGACAATTTAGGAGCGATTTATAATTTGATGACTGACGTACACGACGCGGTCGTTGACAAAGCAATTGTGAACGATCACAGAAATTCTACTACGACTACTCAGCCACCACCAAAACAGAGCAAGTTCGATCGTTTGGTCGAGAGAATGCATCCCATGCTAACTGTCTCCGAAAAGATGGACGAAGTTTGGAACGTCGTG GTCGGGACGAAAAATTCGGTGGACGATCTTCTTCCAAAGTCTGACGAGTTGCTTACTCAAACACAAAGACAGGAGAGAGCGATCAGCGAGATCCACGCTGATCTTAGAACGAAAACGaataagataatagaaaatttagaaGGGGTTGAGAGTAGGCTCAAGAAACAAGAGGATGACGTGGCGACGTTAGCTCAACGACAAATACCAGCAGAACTTTTGTTGGATCCTACGATAGATCGACTTGTCGAATATGATCCAGGAAG ATATGTTAACCTGCAGAACGAAAACTTCGTTACGGAaatctcgtcgtcgtcgtctatgAGCGCAACAACGATTCCACCGTCGATTCAAACGTCGACTTCGACTTCTTCGACGTTCCTCACTTATACCACGTCTTATCCATCGAATAATGGATCATCGGCAACAACACCCATGACACCAACTTCTGCTGGACCACAAAGATCCACCACTAGAAATCGTGGTGTCATATTCCCGAGTGTTAAAAATAAACCAAGTCCTGCTAACACAACTTTCACCAGTGACATCTTAATCAATTACAAAGATATCAag GGTTTCTCGTGCGTGGACTTGCTAAATGCAGGTATGAGAGACAGCGGTGTCTATTATCTTCAAATACGAGGTACCACATATTGGTTCCTCAAGGTCTACTGCGAGCAGGAAATTGCTGATGGTGGTTGGACG GTGATACAAAGAAGAGACGACTTTGGTGAACCTAGAGAAAACTTTAACAGAGACTGGGCCGATTACAAAAATGGTTTTGGTAATCCAGCTCGGGAATTTTGGTTaggaaacgaaaatatttatatgttaacaAATAACGAGGATTATATGCTCCGAGTTGAATTAGAAGatttcgaaggaaataaaag ATACGCACAGTATACGcactttaaaatatattccgaGGGTGAATATTATAAGTTGGAAATCGATGGATACGAAGGTACTGCTGGTGATTCTTTGAACGATCCTTGGTATGGATCGAACAATAGTCCATTCTCGACTTATAATAG aGACAACGATAGATCATCGTTAAATTGTGCGTCCATGCTAAAGGGTGGTTGGTGGTGGAAATCTTGTGGACGTGGATTGAACGGTCTTTATCTTAACGACCCTCAAGACTTATCGGCTCGGCAAG GAATCGTATGGTTCCGTTGGAGAGGCTGGGATTACACGCTAAAAAGGGCGACTATGATGATAAAACCTAAGGGACCAACGGCGTTTACCTAA